The following proteins are encoded in a genomic region of Pseudodesulfovibrio mercurii:
- a CDS encoding MFS transporter — protein MQTNSAAVLFSLSVSIGVTMVGLGIVWPILPILAAQMGVGGFVVGTIIASFNVSRTACAPFVGRFSDRMGRKSFILIGLVLYAAVSCAYLAAHSAEALIAVRLAHGFTSLLVVPIAMALAADIAPQGQLGNYMGTLNMAAMIGLGVGPTLGGVIQEHFGMPAAFYALCIVSLGTAAFVIFFVPPDRESGAVTRRTGTATFRQILADRTAFAIVLMRFFSASGQGAVYTFLPIYAHQIGMSGSRFGILLSANVFLIALMQRPVGRLADRTNPKRVVILGMFGVAVAVFCMPFSTDFWRLLVLNILMGTSTGFILPGSLVITGYLGRTMGMASLMSVTDAAYSFGMIVSPILSGVIFDALGISWVFTAGASLIAVGGVIVAVLLRNYSPPLDEGR, from the coding sequence ATGCAAACCAATTCCGCCGCCGTGCTCTTCTCCCTGTCCGTATCCATCGGCGTGACCATGGTCGGGCTCGGCATTGTCTGGCCCATCCTGCCGATCCTCGCCGCCCAGATGGGCGTCGGCGGTTTCGTCGTCGGCACGATCATCGCCAGCTTCAACGTCTCCCGCACCGCCTGCGCGCCCTTTGTCGGGCGCTTCTCCGACCGCATGGGGCGCAAGTCGTTCATCCTCATCGGGCTGGTGCTCTACGCGGCCGTGTCCTGCGCCTACCTGGCGGCCCACTCCGCCGAGGCCCTGATCGCGGTCCGCCTGGCCCACGGCTTCACCTCCCTGCTGGTGGTGCCCATCGCCATGGCCCTGGCCGCCGACATCGCCCCCCAGGGGCAGCTCGGGAACTACATGGGCACCCTGAACATGGCCGCCATGATCGGCCTGGGCGTGGGCCCGACCCTGGGCGGCGTCATCCAGGAACACTTCGGCATGCCCGCCGCCTTCTACGCCCTGTGCATCGTCTCCCTGGGCACGGCGGCCTTCGTGATCTTCTTCGTGCCCCCGGACCGGGAGAGCGGGGCGGTCACCCGTCGGACCGGGACGGCCACCTTCCGCCAGATCCTGGCCGACCGCACGGCGTTCGCCATCGTCCTGATGCGCTTCTTCAGCGCCTCGGGCCAGGGCGCGGTCTACACCTTCCTGCCCATCTACGCCCACCAGATCGGCATGTCCGGCTCCCGGTTCGGCATCCTGCTGTCCGCCAACGTCTTCCTCATCGCCCTGATGCAGCGGCCCGTGGGGCGGCTGGCCGACCGGACCAACCCCAAGCGCGTGGTCATCCTGGGCATGTTCGGGGTGGCCGTGGCGGTCTTCTGCATGCCCTTCAGCACGGACTTCTGGCGGCTGCTCGTCCTGAATATCCTCATGGGCACGTCCACCGGCTTCATCCTGCCTGGCAGCCTGGTCATCACCGGCTACCTCGGCCGGACCATGGGCATGGCCTCGCTCATGAGCGTGACCGACGCGGCGTACAGCTTCGGCATGATCGTCTCGCCCATCCTGTCCGGGGTCATCTTCGACGCCCTGGGCATCTCCTGGGTATTCACGGCCGGGGCCAGCCTCATCGCGGTGGGCGGCGTGATCGTGGCCGTGCTGCTCAGGAACTACAGCCCGCCGCTGGACGAAGGGCGGTAG
- the rplM gene encoding 50S ribosomal protein L13: protein MKTYSPKPEDANREWFIVDATDKILGRLATEITNRLRGKHKPEFASHMDMGDFVIVINADKIQVTGQKMDKKMYYKHTNHPGGLKEKTLRQMLDIKPENVITAAVKGMLPKNKLAAQQLKKLKVYAGPEHPHAAQAPKPLDF, encoded by the coding sequence ATGAAGACATATAGCCCGAAGCCGGAAGACGCGAACCGCGAGTGGTTCATCGTCGACGCCACGGACAAGATCCTGGGCCGCTTGGCCACCGAGATCACCAACCGTCTGCGCGGCAAGCACAAGCCTGAGTTCGCCTCCCACATGGACATGGGCGACTTCGTCATCGTCATCAACGCCGACAAGATTCAGGTGACCGGCCAGAAGATGGACAAGAAGATGTACTACAAGCACACCAACCATCCCGGCGGCCTGAAGGAAAAGACTCTCCGCCAGATGCTGGACATCAAGCCTGAGAACGTCATCACCGCCGCCGTCAAGGGCATGCTGCCCAAGAACAAGCTGGCCGCCCAGCAGCTGAAGAAGCTGAAGGTCTACGCCGGTCCCGAGCACCCGCACGCGGCCCAGGCTCCCAAACCTCTGGATTTCTAA
- the rpsI gene encoding 30S ribosomal protein S9, with the protein MSDFTYATGKRKNAISRTRLYAGTGQITVNGRPFEDYFPRKTLQMVVQQPLKLVKMLERFDVKANCTGGGVSGQAEALRHGIARALCELDPELRSVLKPAGLLTRDARKKERKKYGLRGARASFQFSKR; encoded by the coding sequence ATGAGCGATTTCACCTACGCCACTGGCAAACGTAAGAATGCGATCTCCCGGACCCGCCTTTACGCCGGTACCGGCCAGATCACCGTCAACGGCCGTCCCTTCGAGGACTACTTCCCCCGCAAGACCCTGCAGATGGTCGTCCAGCAGCCGCTGAAGCTGGTCAAGATGCTCGAGCGCTTCGACGTCAAGGCCAACTGCACCGGCGGCGGCGTGTCCGGCCAGGCCGAGGCCCTGCGCCACGGCATCGCCCGCGCCCTGTGCGAGCTCGACCCCGAGCTGCGTTCCGTGCTCAAGCCCGCCGGTCTCCTGACCCGCGACGCCCGCAAGAAGGAACGCAAGAAGTACGGCCTCCGCGGCGCCCGCGCCTCCTTCCAGTTCTCCAAGCGTTAA
- a CDS encoding radical SAM protein has translation MTAKKKPQPRMLFASPEGEIFDHPDLLLMVRRGDEFGLPRPDEIIPLPEESEFFMLPGRHAMGYSQEDGQAEVMDELAVAAFVCPGHTVTGIAAYESDDDAPVLPLLSYAAIGYANGRFWVCAKKVDEDQRQVFCHIAPDRIEAGAHELLSAMPDNRLVNHLAGCALTSGCPAAKNLALGRFECPLPTSRTCNAECVGCISLQRPDSGFPSPQCRIAFRPTADEIVQIMRRHESRERRPIFSFGQGCEGEPLLEAELICEAVAKYRHEGGTGTVNVNTNGSRHQAMPALKIAGVNSIRVSLNSARKGPYEAYYRPHGYTFEDVRETICKAHDVGLFVSLNLLFFPGITDTEEEFDALVELGEACRYDFIQLRNLNLDPELYLRLMEPFGHSPSMGFNNFKKRLKKALPWLEYGYFNPYLG, from the coding sequence ATGACAGCCAAGAAAAAACCACAGCCGCGCATGCTCTTCGCCTCGCCCGAAGGCGAAATCTTCGACCACCCCGACCTGCTGCTCATGGTCCGCAGAGGCGACGAGTTCGGCCTCCCCAGGCCCGACGAGATCATCCCCCTGCCCGAAGAGTCCGAATTCTTCATGCTGCCCGGCCGCCACGCCATGGGCTACAGCCAGGAGGACGGCCAGGCCGAGGTCATGGACGAACTGGCCGTGGCCGCCTTCGTCTGCCCCGGACACACCGTCACCGGCATCGCCGCCTATGAGTCCGACGACGACGCGCCCGTGCTGCCCCTGCTCTCCTACGCGGCCATCGGCTACGCCAACGGCAGGTTCTGGGTCTGCGCCAAGAAGGTGGACGAGGACCAGCGCCAGGTCTTCTGCCACATCGCGCCCGACCGCATCGAGGCCGGGGCCCACGAGCTGCTCTCCGCCATGCCCGACAACCGCCTGGTCAACCACCTGGCGGGCTGCGCCCTGACCAGCGGCTGCCCGGCCGCCAAGAACCTGGCGCTCGGCCGGTTCGAATGCCCCCTGCCCACCTCCCGGACCTGCAACGCCGAATGCGTGGGCTGCATCTCCCTCCAGCGCCCGGACTCCGGCTTCCCCTCGCCCCAGTGCCGCATCGCCTTCCGGCCCACCGCCGACGAGATCGTCCAGATCATGCGCCGCCACGAATCGCGCGAACGCCGACCCATCTTCTCCTTCGGCCAGGGATGCGAAGGCGAACCCCTGCTCGAGGCCGAACTCATCTGCGAGGCCGTGGCCAAATACCGCCACGAAGGCGGCACCGGCACGGTCAACGTCAATACCAACGGCTCGCGGCACCAGGCCATGCCCGCCCTCAAGATCGCCGGGGTCAACTCCATCCGCGTCAGCCTGAACTCCGCCCGCAAGGGACCCTACGAGGCCTACTACCGGCCCCACGGCTATACCTTCGAGGACGTGCGCGAAACCATCTGCAAGGCCCACGACGTCGGCCTGTTCGTCTCCCTCAACCTGCTCTTCTTCCCCGGCATCACCGATACCGAAGAGGAATTCGACGCCCTCGTCGAACTGGGCGAGGCCTGCCGCTACGACTTCATCCAGCTGCGCAACCTCAACCTCGACCCCGAACTCTACCTCCGCCTCATGGAACCCTTCGGCCACTCGCCCTCCATGGGCTTCAACAACTTCAAGAAACGACTCAAAAAAGCCCTCCCCTGGCTCGAATACGGCTACTTCAACCCGTACCTGGGCTAG